In Vibrio crassostreae, one DNA window encodes the following:
- a CDS encoding GNAT family N-acetyltransferase translates to MQAVETERLRLRMITPQDAAFIQRLYSSEDFLRYIGDKEISDTDKAVEYIENNILKMHEEKGVCLLMVEIKDCSTPIGICGLIKRDTLESHDIGYGFVPEFYGQGFAQEAAEAIIEQAKQNADIDHLVAITTSDNIRSIALLTKLGFVFERVEDVISESVNLNLYGFSLGN, encoded by the coding sequence ATGCAGGCCGTCGAGACCGAACGTTTACGATTAAGAATGATCACGCCTCAAGATGCGGCGTTTATTCAGCGATTATACAGCTCAGAAGATTTCCTGCGTTACATTGGTGATAAGGAAATCAGCGACACTGACAAGGCTGTCGAATACATCGAAAACAACATTCTTAAGATGCACGAAGAGAAGGGAGTCTGTTTGTTGATGGTTGAAATCAAGGATTGTTCAACACCAATTGGTATCTGCGGACTAATAAAAAGAGACACCTTAGAGTCGCATGATATTGGCTACGGGTTTGTTCCTGAGTTTTATGGTCAAGGCTTTGCCCAAGAAGCAGCGGAGGCGATAATTGAACAAGCTAAGCAGAATGCTGATATCGATCATTTAGTTGCCATCACAACCTCTGATAACATTCGAAGTATCGCACTACTGACTAAATTAGGCTTTGTGTTTGAGCGAGTTGAAGATGTGATAAGCGAAAGTGTTAATCTCAACCTGTACGGTTTCTCATTAGGTAATTAA
- a CDS encoding DUF2986 domain-containing protein, with translation MNRKKKINQILKKKQKQANSKLHSSNKPRYISKADRAKMEAEEQAKAAQEHAEGSVEATVEAEETKAAE, from the coding sequence ATGAACCGTAAGAAAAAAATCAATCAAATTCTAAAAAAGAAGCAGAAACAGGCGAATTCTAAACTGCATAGTAGCAACAAGCCTCGCTACATTTCTAAAGCTGACCGCGCAAAAATGGAAGCTGAAGAACAAGCTAAAGCGGCTCAAGAGCACGCTGAAGGTTCAGTAGAAGCGACTGTCGAAGCTGAAGAGACAAAAGCTGCAGAGTAA
- a CDS encoding ABC transporter substrate-binding protein, which yields MTCLMNRIASSVKATAQVSVLGSVLMAGSVLSLNVNAEDILTSTPVTYALATELTKGTDITTEYLPPKRYGIDRLPNWFGTKGANKVLQSGEKATVAVTLSSIWQADPTFVYARQGNIRLVEVDAAQAITPRAQGVAVLTLSNGDVSKYAWLNPTNLTRMAAIVADDFKLLWPAQAGTIDSNLQRVMLDVRELINKQQAVLLDNDVDSVLLLSESLEDFASGSQLFVEERMFKAELEWTDEDKAKLKEMFSEDDALWLVTAKKPNNLIKSLVPNERILVVDSVDRWGRAGINGKAPFARWEVQPFKG from the coding sequence ATGACTTGTTTAATGAATCGTATCGCTAGCTCAGTAAAAGCAACGGCTCAAGTGAGTGTACTTGGTAGTGTATTAATGGCTGGTTCTGTGCTGTCACTGAATGTGAATGCAGAAGATATCCTAACCAGTACACCTGTGACTTATGCATTGGCGACAGAGCTAACTAAAGGCACAGACATTACGACCGAATACCTGCCCCCCAAGCGCTACGGTATTGACCGTCTGCCGAATTGGTTTGGTACCAAGGGTGCGAATAAAGTGCTTCAATCCGGCGAAAAGGCGACCGTTGCGGTAACACTGTCATCGATCTGGCAAGCGGATCCTACCTTTGTATACGCAAGACAAGGCAATATCCGTTTAGTGGAAGTAGATGCGGCTCAAGCAATTACACCGCGTGCACAAGGTGTTGCAGTCCTTACATTGTCGAATGGTGATGTGTCTAAATACGCGTGGTTAAACCCGACCAACTTAACGCGTATGGCGGCGATTGTGGCTGACGACTTTAAGTTGTTGTGGCCCGCGCAAGCTGGAACGATTGATAGTAACTTACAACGTGTGATGTTGGATGTTCGTGAACTGATCAACAAGCAGCAAGCAGTATTACTGGATAACGACGTGGATTCAGTATTGCTGCTGTCAGAAAGCTTGGAAGATTTCGCCTCTGGCAGCCAATTGTTTGTTGAAGAGCGTATGTTCAAAGCCGAGCTTGAGTGGACAGACGAAGACAAAGCCAAGCTTAAAGAGATGTTCTCAGAAGACGATGCTCTATGGTTAGTCACAGCGAAAAAGCCAAATAACTTGATTAAATCATTGGTACCGAATGAGCGTATTTTAGTGGTGGATTCTGTTGATCGTTGGGGTAGAGCTGGGATTAATGGAAAAGCGCCGTTTGCCCGTTGGGAAGTGCAGCCATTCAAAGGCTAA
- a CDS encoding metal ABC transporter permease, whose amino-acid sequence MDWLRQLAISGVEAGLLSDSFMYAFMVNALVAALLLGPLLGGLGTLVIAKRLAFFSEAVGHAALTGIAIGVLLGEPPENPIIGLFSFCMIFALLLHFVRNRTNVPYDTLVGVFLALALAVGAALLMYVARKINIHMLENVLFGSILTVTDQDLAILASSCAIIILLLIPTFNRILLTCISPDIAKVRGYNTSFYDYLFVMMITLVTIAAVKIVGAVLVGALLLIPGATARLLTKRMGSFVLLSALLAIIACLVGTVLPMELKLPVPSGASIIIVSATFFLAATLYRIVRKA is encoded by the coding sequence ATGGATTGGTTACGACAACTTGCCATTAGTGGTGTTGAAGCGGGTTTGTTATCAGACAGCTTCATGTATGCCTTCATGGTAAACGCTTTGGTTGCAGCGTTACTACTTGGTCCTCTATTAGGTGGTCTTGGCACTTTGGTGATTGCCAAGCGTCTGGCTTTCTTCTCTGAGGCAGTAGGCCACGCAGCATTAACCGGTATCGCTATTGGTGTTTTACTTGGCGAACCACCAGAAAACCCAATCATTGGTTTGTTTAGCTTCTGTATGATCTTCGCTTTGCTTCTTCACTTCGTGAGAAATAGAACCAATGTGCCATACGACACCTTAGTCGGCGTTTTCCTTGCACTTGCGTTAGCGGTTGGCGCGGCATTGCTGATGTACGTGGCACGTAAGATCAATATCCACATGCTTGAAAACGTACTGTTTGGCTCGATTCTTACCGTAACAGACCAAGACTTAGCGATTCTTGCAAGCAGTTGCGCGATCATCATTTTGCTCTTGATACCGACCTTCAACCGTATTCTCCTGACTTGTATCAGCCCTGATATTGCCAAGGTGCGCGGTTACAATACCAGCTTTTACGATTACTTGTTTGTCATGATGATCACCTTAGTAACGATTGCGGCCGTAAAGATCGTAGGTGCGGTTTTAGTGGGTGCGTTGTTGCTGATTCCAGGTGCGACCGCTCGATTGCTAACCAAACGTATGGGGAGTTTTGTACTGCTGTCGGCGTTGCTCGCAATCATCGCGTGTTTGGTTGGAACTGTGTTGCCTATGGAGCTAAAACTGCCAGTGCCATCGGGCGCGTCAATCATCATCGTTTCTGCGACGTTTTTCCTAGCAGCAACGCTATACCGAATCGTAAGAAAGGCGTAA
- a CDS encoding metal ABC transporter ATP-binding protein, with translation MLGPSILINKLGLQYDNNVILEDISLELKAGECHVIMGPNGGGKTSLLRSVLGLTPFSGAINIHWPEKPSIGYVPQKATFESSLPLTVMDFVLLNQTRIPLFWRRKSKQLDLALAQLDRVGMATRSDRRMGQLSGGEQQRVLFAQALLDNPSLLVLDEPTTGMDEQGVRYLESLIRECVNEGRTILAVHHDVTAVRRLEANVHVVNRFLVDSGPHEEVLHPSKIESLFQHYSSGSAMTKSKEVA, from the coding sequence ATGCTAGGTCCATCAATCTTAATCAATAAACTGGGTCTACAGTACGATAATAATGTGATTCTTGAAGATATCTCGCTAGAACTTAAAGCGGGCGAGTGTCATGTGATCATGGGACCAAACGGTGGCGGCAAGACTTCTTTGCTGAGATCAGTACTTGGACTGACGCCTTTCTCTGGAGCGATCAACATTCATTGGCCAGAAAAGCCAAGTATTGGTTACGTGCCTCAAAAAGCGACATTCGAGTCGAGCTTACCGTTGACGGTCATGGACTTTGTTCTGCTAAATCAAACGCGAATCCCTCTATTTTGGCGTCGTAAATCTAAGCAACTGGATCTTGCACTCGCACAGTTAGATCGCGTTGGTATGGCGACACGTAGCGACCGTCGTATGGGACAGTTGTCGGGTGGTGAGCAGCAACGTGTTTTGTTTGCTCAAGCGTTATTGGATAACCCAAGCTTACTGGTATTGGATGAACCTACGACCGGTATGGACGAGCAGGGCGTTCGTTATCTGGAATCGCTAATTCGTGAATGTGTGAATGAAGGTCGAACGATTCTAGCGGTGCACCACGATGTAACGGCAGTTCGTCGACTTGAAGCGAACGTACATGTCGTTAACCGATTCTTAGTAGATAGTGGCCCGCATGAAGAAGTTTTACACCCAAGCAAAATTGAGAGCTTGTTTCAGCATTACAGTAGTGGTTCTGCCATGACCAAATCGAAGGAGGTTGCGTAA
- a CDS encoding metal ABC transporter solute-binding protein, Zn/Mn family encodes MRIMTLFMPLLAVFMAPSALAKEYNIDSNKLTIGITLQPYYSYVKAVVGDKVNILPLVDAGFNPHNYLPQPNDLKRLSQMDAIVVNGIGHDDFALKVISAAQRDDLVVIEANKEVPLLPALGQSVGQGAVNPHTFVGLSTTIQKVYTIASEVSKLDPDNATFYRKNARKYAKQFRFMKRDAMLSLGELDTSGMKVATTHNAYGYILQEFGVDVAAVIEPAHGVEPSASQLQETIEKIRASGIDVLFYELNMPNLFVDTIEAETGVQLYRFSHMTHGEYEDDKVAVEMKKNLETLIEAMKFAAANQAKSGNV; translated from the coding sequence ATGCGAATTATGACTCTGTTCATGCCGTTATTAGCGGTGTTCATGGCACCCAGTGCATTGGCAAAAGAATATAATATCGACAGCAACAAGCTGACGATTGGTATCACGCTTCAGCCTTACTACAGCTACGTAAAAGCAGTAGTAGGAGACAAAGTGAACATTCTTCCTTTGGTTGACGCAGGTTTCAATCCACATAACTACTTACCACAACCCAATGATTTAAAGCGATTGAGCCAGATGGATGCAATCGTAGTAAACGGTATTGGCCACGATGACTTCGCGCTTAAAGTGATTTCAGCAGCGCAACGTGATGACTTAGTCGTGATCGAAGCAAATAAAGAAGTTCCTCTACTTCCTGCTCTTGGTCAGTCTGTTGGTCAAGGTGCTGTTAACCCGCATACCTTTGTTGGGCTTTCGACAACGATTCAAAAGGTTTACACCATCGCCAGCGAAGTCTCTAAGCTTGACCCAGACAATGCTACGTTTTATCGCAAGAACGCGCGTAAATACGCCAAGCAATTTCGCTTTATGAAGCGTGATGCGATGTTGTCACTAGGTGAGCTAGACACATCAGGCATGAAAGTAGCGACTACGCACAATGCTTACGGTTATATCCTTCAAGAGTTTGGTGTAGATGTTGCGGCGGTGATTGAGCCTGCACACGGTGTTGAACCAAGTGCTAGCCAACTGCAAGAGACGATCGAGAAGATCCGCGCATCGGGTATTGATGTTCTGTTCTATGAGCTCAACATGCCAAACCTTTTTGTTGACACCATTGAAGCGGAAACGGGCGTTCAGCTTTACCGTTTCTCTCACATGACGCACGGCGAATATGAAGACGACAAAGTCGCAGTTGAAATGAAGAAGAACCTAGAAACGTTAATCGAAGCAATGAAATTTGCGGCGGCGAACCAAGCTAAAAGCGGGAACGTATAA
- a CDS encoding DUF6162 family protein: MMIQSVRADTGGREGKWVGLIIVFILCFATVAIPFHQAESHVKPVLDHQILVTDVEQENLAMLSELRLAHEEIRDLHMDSDGEWPSVASLKDEWVAPFVEDQSWKRKGSHAWVLDERGYYFSAPSESATPSEQATPTDHGSEDSFILNANSVSPEIWIFLDGVAKQPATFDQHTLESTGWKMVVNESEIEQHHESDAH, translated from the coding sequence ATGATGATTCAAAGCGTACGTGCTGATACGGGCGGCAGAGAGGGCAAATGGGTAGGGCTGATCATTGTGTTCATCCTTTGTTTTGCAACTGTCGCGATCCCATTTCATCAGGCGGAATCCCACGTTAAACCAGTGCTTGATCATCAAATTCTTGTGACTGATGTTGAACAAGAAAACTTGGCGATGCTATCAGAGCTGCGTTTAGCGCATGAAGAAATTCGTGACCTGCACATGGACTCAGATGGAGAATGGCCGAGTGTTGCGTCACTCAAAGATGAATGGGTTGCCCCGTTTGTAGAAGATCAGAGTTGGAAGCGCAAAGGTTCTCATGCTTGGGTATTGGACGAGCGTGGTTACTATTTCTCTGCTCCAAGTGAATCTGCGACACCAAGTGAACAAGCTACGCCAACCGATCATGGTTCTGAGGATTCCTTTATTTTAAACGCGAACAGCGTTTCTCCTGAAATCTGGATCTTCTTGGATGGCGTAGCGAAACAGCCAGCTACTTTTGACCAACACACGCTTGAGTCTACTGGTTGGAAAATGGTCGTGAACGAATCAGAAATTGAACAGCATCATGAAAGCGATGCTCACTAA